Below is a genomic region from Brassica oleracea var. oleracea cultivar TO1000 chromosome C9, BOL, whole genome shotgun sequence.
ATTATATGATGTTTTCGGTTTTCTATGTAAAATTTATTAACACTTAATGTTATATGACCATTGATAATATAACTTCTATTTTATTATTGGTTAATTTATGGTAAAATAAATAATTAATGATGTTTTCGTTTAGAAAATATAAAAAATTAATGATTTTCTTAATTCATGTGCATAATTCTAAAACGATTTATATTAAGAAAATGGAGTGAGTAAGTATCTTCTATCACGCGCCACTCATATCTTTCGGTCCACTGTTTTAGCCCCCTTGCTAGCATATATCCCCACTGCACACAAATTACTCCTGTAATTGCAAAAGTAGAGTTAAATATGTTTCTTCGGTTTCTAATTTTGTAAATATACCGTTGAAGCTTCACATTTTTGATCTTCACGTTAAGAATCCAGCTGATATTGAATTGTTACCTTCAAAATCCACATACTTATAGCCCATCACCAACCATTTGCAAAGAGTTACATTTTTTACGCTCGTAGTAAAAAAGAAATGTAAACTCCGAATAATATTTGGACCATAATAAAATGAGAGACCAAAAATTAAATTTCCGGCGAAGGACGGCACCGTCACGATGCCGTTCATGACCGTACGTCTTCCATGACTGGCGTTTACCGGTACCAAAAATTTTAAATTTTTTATTATATATATTTTTGTATCATTTTAATTACTTTTTAAATATTCTTGCCCGGGTAAATGAGAGGACATAAAATAATAATACAAAACTAATGGGAAACCTCCTGATTTCAAGCTGTTTTCCAGAAGAACCCAAACTCCACAAAAGCTATATTCACACCTCTCTCTCTCTCTCTTNNNNNNNNNNNNNNNNNNNNNNNNNNNNNNNNNNNNNNNNNNNNNNNNNNNNNNNNNNNNNNNNNNNNNNNNNNNNNNNNNNATCTCAAATCACATTACAAAATGAAAAACATATCATCAAATCACCTAAAAACCTAAAGGGAAATTCTCTCATTTGAAGATGACAATGATGATGATAACTCTATAAAGTATCCTCTTAGAGATTCCATCTTTTCTATTGCATGGAGAAAAAGATAGAAGAGGATCAGCATCATCAACAACAACAACAAAAGGAGCTGCTCAACAGTTCCAAGAACACAGAGACTAAGATCCAGCACCAAGAAGAACAACAGCAACAAATCTTACAAGGAGCACCATCATCACACATGGCGAATCTAGATACGTCATCAGATCATCATCATCATCAGTTGGAGCTAGCTAACAACATCAATCTCTCAAGCATCTTCGATGCTCCACTTTCATCACCTTTTCCTTATTCTTATTTAGAAGAACCCAATCCTTTTCTTGACTTGCTCTCACAAGACCACCATCAATTTGCTTCATCCTCTAACTCTTCTTCTTTTTCATTCGATGCCTTTCCTCTCGAAAACAACAATACCAACCTCTTTAATACGGATTTACCCTTGTCTCAACCTTCAACAACAAAGGCTACGTCATCAGAAGTTGTGAACACAGCAACGACATCTCCAAACTCAACCTCAGTCTCCTCTTCATCCAAGGAAGCTGTAAACGATAATACTGATAAGGAGGTTACTCTTAAAGATCCAGAAGAAGGAGATCAACAAGAGCAAAAGGATACTAAGCCCCAGTAAGTAAACAATTAACTTTCCATTTTATTAACTGATTATTTATGTTTGGATCGGGTTTGGATTTTGTTAAATTTTTGTGTGAACATTATGTTTTGAACTAGGTTGAAGGCAAAGACGAAGAACCAAAAGAAGGCAAGAGAGGCCAGGTTTGCGTTTCTGACGAGGAGCGATATTGATAATCTTGACGATGGTTATAGGTGGAGAAAGTACGGCCAGAAAGCTGTAAAAAACAGTCCTTATCCCAGGTAATATATATTACTCTGTATACATGTGCCCTAGCTAGATCCGTATATGTTCATGCATCTATGTTTACATATACTTGATATACATAAGTAATATACTTTACAAGATCCAGTTTTCCTATTGATAAGAATCATCTACAATTTCTACATGAATTTCGTTTTTTGTTTCATATAGCATCTGCCAGATGTTGTATGAGCCCTAGATTCAATGTGCTCTATACATGCCGGGTCTATGTGTCTATATGCATATCACATGACTCTAAATTCATATTATATGAATTTTCACTATGATAATATATAAAGACGACTTATATATACCTAATACGCGTGT
It encodes:
- the LOC106316057 gene encoding probable WRKY transcription factor 48 — protein: MEKKIEEDQHHQQQQQKELLNSSKNTETKIQHQEEQQQQILQGAPSSHMANLDTSSDHHHHQLELANNINLSSIFDAPLSSPFPYSYLEEPNPFLDLLSQDHHQFASSSNSSSFSFDAFPLENNNTNLFNTDLPLSQPSTTKATSSEVVNTATTSPNSTSVSSSSKEAVNDNTDKEVTLKDPEEGDQQEQKDTKPQLKAKTKNQKKAREARFAFLTRSDIDNLDDGYRWRKYGQKAVKNSPYPRSYYRCTTVGCGVKKRVERSSDDPYIVMTTYEGQHTHPFPMTRGHIAMFTSPILNHGATTASSSSFSIPQPRYLLTQHHQPYSSMYNNSLSMINQSSSDGTFANPGSSSFPVFSYDVSLASTSTTSAIRDHGLLQDILPSQIMSNTIDTRTNEKDRI